In Aspergillus fumigatus Af293 chromosome 6, whole genome shotgun sequence, the genomic window tctGTTTAGTTGACAAATATAATTCCAACCCCTTGGTCGTGTGGAAAGTTAATAAACTTCATGACATCACGACTTTGTTTTGTACCTGTGATGCCAATTCTCATCTAGCGCCTATCACATTCTCTGAATGGATCCTATCCTAGTCGCATGTCCCATTGTCCTGCTTATAAATTGTGATTATTCATCGGGTCTCTCTTGATACAAAATCCCGGAAATCCATCAACACAACGATACAATCAATGTACCCTACATACCTACATTCCGCCCACCTGAACTATGAGTGACACTATCATAACCAGAGCTGACGACCTCCCAGAGCCAAAAGAGCTCGCCGAAGCCTACGAGCTCGAACTGCAATCCCAGAATGGCCGATCGATCCGGTTCGGCGAGCTAGTTGCAGGAAAAGGAGCCCAGATCACGACGATTGTGATTTTCAGTATGTCTCTTATCCACGCTgccttcctcgccttcctATCCGCTGACCATCCACGTCCGTCACTTCTTCTGCGCATATGATCAGGACTACGTTCGCGTGGTCTCGCCGCGTCTCACTAACTTCGTCCTCTCGACGCTCCCCAACCCCACTGGTCCATCAcagctcatcatcatcggctGTGGTGACTCCCAACGCATCGTCCCTTATGTATCGGAGACTGCAGCCGCGTTCCCCATCTACACGGACCGCACGGGGAAGATCTACAAGAAGCTGCtcatgaagaggacgacgTCACACATCACTCAACCGCCCTCTTATGCGCAGGTCTCTTTCTTCGGTGCGCTTGGGAAGACATTCGGACAGATGTTTCGGAGTGGGTGGCAGGCTTTTCGAGGGGGGAGCTGGAGCCAGAACGGCGGCGAGTGGGTGTTTCGAGGGGGCAAGAGTTTCTATGTCCATCGGATGGAGCATGTCTCGGATCATTTGACCGCGGACCGATTGCTTGAAGTGCTCAGCCTTGATGAGCCGGCTCAAACGAAGTAGGAAATGGCGAGATTGAGTAGGCATTTGTAGGGTTACCAGCTCCGCTGACTGTATACGGTCCTGAAGAGGGATATTCACTCGTTAACTGTTATTTGGCCTTTTTATTGCTCAGATTCTTTACCTGCATTCACTTATTCGTCTGGAGAAGCCATGTCCCTTTCTGATGTGGATGGTGAAACGACCAATGAGAAGCATTTTACGGTTAACAGATGCTTGCTACTTTCGGTCTGGCACATGCTGTTATGGAGTATCACATAGATGCGGGGTATATAAAACAATGAGAAGCGCAACAAGTTACAAACTGCAGCTGAATATCCAGAATGGACAAGGAactctccatcctctgttTCGGCGCTTCCCTTACAGCTGGATACTACCATTTTGGATGCGAGTATCATCCATATGCCTTGAGACTGAAGGAGAAACTGCAGGCAGCCTTTCCCACCACCAAATTCACTGTTGACGAGGACGGCCTTCCAAGCGATTTGGTCATCAAGCCTGGACGATTTCTGCCTCGGATCAAAGAAAAATGTGTGTTCAGTCGATTATCTTTCTTGCGGTGCAGTCTGACCATAGCAGTTGACGGATCCAACTATGACTGGGTTATCGTCCTCGGGGGAACAAAGTACGTTGCTTCGTCCATACGGCTGGAGGGGCTTGATGCTCACGTCAGCAGTGATCTCGGGAGAGGCTATCCAGCGTCGAAGATATACCCTGCCCTGCAAGAGGTGTGGGAGGTAGCTCTAGACAATGGCGCATTTGTTCTCGCTCTGACTATCCCGGAATGCTCGGTCGCCAGCACAACGCTCGACCAGAGGAGGAACGAAGTGAATTCATCTATTCTCAGTCATAAAGCCCAGGGATTGTAAGTTTGATAAAGATGAGAAAAGTGCATAGTGCTAACCTTGGGATAGCTACGCGTTTGACCTGCATGGGAAAGTCCCGTATCACAGCGCCGCAGAGGAATTCCGGAAGAGAATCTGGGATGATGGATTGCATTTCACTGCCGAGGGGTATGATCTCGTGGGCGAGGTAGTCGGTGAGCATTTGATTGCGCTGCTCAAGGACCAAGGTTTATAAGAAGAGTGGCCGAAGGCTCAGTCCCTGCGTTCGACCCAGTCGCTCAAATCCAAGCAGACAGTACTCGCGGTCGGATCACGTACATAATATTCAGTTTGACCTCATACCGTAGACCGTAGTGTAGTCGCCCTAGAGCACGTTGGATAATATAAGTGCCCCGATAACAGCTGCCTTTTTATCGGAAGCCACAGCACGCCTCCGGCCGCAAAACCAACTACAGTAGGATCGCTTGTCCAACAGCAAAGAAGTCATCGTCCACCTACCACCACATGGCGGAATGGGTAGACGGGTACAGGCCCAGCAGCTTGTCGAGGAACAACTCCATGGTAATAAGCATTAGGACGGAGGAAGAGCCAGGAGTGGGAATAAGAATGCCTGGGGCATCAGGTAGGTAGACCGAACCCGTTACAATATCGTACAATAAAAAGCAAGACGATGACTGGTACAAAGCACTTAGTTACAGTAACCTGAAATGATCCTGCCTGTTTGGTCCTGGTTGTTGTGGGTATCATTCTCATAACCGTGAGAGCCAAACCGGCCTGGACAGGAATCCCAGATTCAATATCGATCATCATCCACACTCTGGATGGAGAAACTCAATGCGAGATCACCACTGCAGTGCAGCCATGTCCGAGTGATAGACAGATTACTACTTATCCCAACAGCGGTCGTCTCTCGACGAAGCTGGGGTTGGGACTTTCCGTCACGTTTTTTATTATTGATGCTGGAGCGATTTGCACGAGCTTCTCTACTTGCCCTCTCGGTAGTTGCATTGGCCCCATGGTATTGAAAGGCAAGTCTCCGGCTAGCTCGTCGATACTTGAAGCAtattgtcattgtcgaaCAAGCTGTGTTCGCATGATTGGTCTCGATCTCCATCAATACTAACAGTACCCCGCTGCATGTGAGGCATCCTCAGCACGAAATGTCAGCATCGCCGTAAATCTCAACtttccttcatcatctctccATCCATCGATTGCTTTTCAAAAGTTGATCTCTATCCGACCACTAGTCTTATCCATGGCCTCCAAGCGTGGCATCTTTCCTCTCTATGCAAACATCCATCATGGAATAATATCCCGCCAATACGGACTCCGCAGATGTCCTCAGCCTATTGCATCCTTCTCAAGCCATTTTGCGGTCGCAAACAAACAGAGCGGGCCTCACAAAGGCCAGTCGCAAGGCAATCATCCGCAGAATACAGAAATCCCATCCTTCAGTTTCGACTCTCTCGGTCCGGCCAAGACTACAAAGACCGTTGTCCTCGTCATTCTCGGTGTCTTTGGTACCATTGAAAGCTGGTTCTGGGCCCAAGCAATCTGGCGCTGGTGGAAGggcgacgatgaagatgcaAAGTAAACCCAGTCAAACCATGTTGTGAACTAGCCGCAGTACCCGGCGTCTTGTACGATAGAGAAGTCCGGCCTTCTAAACATCTCCACTCAATAGACGACAGATTATTTCGCATCAAACAAATACGCAAGTCCTATGAGTCATTCTCTCATAGATCCAGACATCAACATGGTTTCGATCTACAATCTGCCCCCTGGTTTCAAATACGAGTCGGAAATATATCTGCCAAGCCGGCCATTCCCTCCAATCAGCGACTATGAGTCACTATCACCAATAATCACAACAGTCTCGCATCTATAAGCAGCTGGATTCCCATCATTAGTTTATCTACATCAATCTTCCTGGCCAGATCGAGCAGAAAAATGACCAGTTCAACACCTCCCATCCCTACCCAAACATGGACCAAAGATGCATACTTCATCTCAACGGACTCCTCACTAATCCCCCTCGAAACCCTCAACGACTGGTTCGCATCAGACGACATATACTGGACCAACTCACTGCCGCTCGATATCCTGAAACAGTTGGTTGAGAACTCCATGTGCTTCGGCCTCTACTACACGCCCGACCAGCCAGACAAGGCCGACGCAGAGCCCGAGTTCATCGGCATCGCCCGATTCGTCACAGACTACACGACCTTTGTCTACATCACCGACGTCTACGTGCTCTCCAGTCACCAGGGCAAGGGTCTTGGCAGCTGGCTTGTAGAGTGCATGGGCGAGGTCATCGATGCGATGCCGTATCTGAGACGGAGTATGTTGTTTACGATGGACTGGGCGCGGTCGGTGCCGTTTTACAAGAAAATCCTGGGGATGAGCGTACAGGAGAGTAAGAATGGAGAGGGGATGGCTAtactgatgaagaaggggaaCGGATATCCGAAGTATGACTATGAAAAAGGAGTTTGATTCGGGACTTTCTTGGAGAGGTTTTGAGTCTTGGTAACCAGAAGTCGGTGAATTATTTAGGGAAATGCGATAATGTATTAAAGTTTATTTAGACGGTTGAAGGAATGGGGCTGtcaaaaaaggaaaagcggGAAAAAAATGATGACCTACGCAGGATTCGAAcctgcaatctcttgatccgtAGTCAAGCGCCTTACCATTGGGCCAGCAGGCCTTGTTGACGTCTTTTTATGGAAATTACCTACATAGACCAACGGGCCATTCAGCTGTAGATGATACTTTGGAATCATGGAAGACATGCGTTCAACACGTAGTTCGGGGATAGAAATTGGCTTAGAAACTAAATCATTTCCCCCCCTCCTAAACTCCATCGAAGGCTTCTTCTGAATCAGGAAGACTGAGATGATGTTGGGAATCATTCTACCATCCGCAATATGTACATACTCAATTTATAAGCATATTTCAAATACAATTGACAGTGCGTTAGACACTTCATTGAACCTTCGTCGTATGATCATCTACAGCTTTGCCATGACTTAATTCCAGAAACCAAGTCATTGATTATCAAGAACAACAGAGAAGCAAGTCAACAGATTCAGGTATATACATGCTATCCAAACCAAGGCAGGAGACCAAGAAAGAGCGGCACTCATTCAAATTCCACAACAAGCTTGGTACCTCGAGCTTCTCCCTTCCGGAGCTTGTTCAAGTCCTCGAAAATCTCCCTGAATCCACCTTGTGTGTTTGTGATAGGTGGCGGTTTGACAACATCATGACACAGTTTTGGTAGAGCAGCATAAAATTGCTGGAGAGCCTGGCGATCAGACGGGACGACCGGAAATGAAGGACCTAGTGGCGCCAATATGCTAAACTGCCGACCGAAGACAGTGAAGACCATTAGAGATTTATACTCGATATCTGGTTTCTTCGGCTGCCCTCGGTCAAGTAACATTATCACTTTGCCCGATTTCATCACACTGGCGCAAAACGCGGTGGAACCTCCCTCGGAGAAACAGTCCAAAGCTCTTGTAATACTTGGATACGCTTTGGCTATttctgcggctgctgttggAGATCGGTAATCATAGACAGCATCTGCACCATATCGCTTCACAAGATCAAAGGAACGGGGCGATGCTGTTACAACGACCTTTAGACCCGCCCTTTTCGCTAGCTGGATCGCGAAGAGACCGACATTCGAACCGCCCGAGTAAACGAGGAACGGCGATTGATTGGTGTGGAGGTCGCGCCCCTTCTCGATATCTGCCCAGGGAATGCCAAGATATGCGAGCGCAAGCATCGCCGTAGCTGCTGGAACTCCGTAGGTAGCTGCTTCAGCGTAGCTCATTGTCTCAGGCACTTTCCAAGCGAGATCTCCGTCGACTTTGAGATACTCAGCAAAGGAGCCCACATCAGGGTACTGTCCGCCATGAACAAAGCCAGCTATCCTGTCCCCAACTTTCCAACGTTGTGCTGAATTCTTCCCAACCTTGGTCACCAGGCCCACATAGTCGCAGCCGGCAACACTATTTCGTGGAGAAACGAAGTCGATGTCCTTGAAGTCTATTGGATTTAGGGCGACCGCACATACTTTGACCAGGACCTCGTTTTCAGTGATTTGCGGGATCGGGATATCTGCAATCAGTGCACCATTCCCAAGTGACCTCCCAAGAGCAAAGCTGAGCAACCGCTTGGGTAGGAACCGGTTTGTGACTATCGCTTTCATTGTTGTTGGATAAGTATAAACGTGATTGTGTTTGGATAGGACTGATTAGCTTCGCAGGGAGTAGAGAGTATTGGGGAGATTGGAAGTGGTCCAGAACGAGAATTCTAGAGATCGAGTTAAATTCAACATAGCACGCCATGGTGCGAGAATGATGGTGACATTACTGATGAGGCAATGTTAATCTCATTCCAACCCGGATGGATATAAGGCCGACGGGGTAAAAGTGAACCGTTTCAGGATACAGGCCAGAATGGGTTTGTAGGGACACCGAGAAGAATGGGAGAGACAGACCCCTCGCAAGTGGCGGAGAATGCGGCGTGATCAGTAATTATGTTTCGCTCGAGAATACCTCGGCCTGGCTTCACGTTTACTACTATTGTCTCTTCTGCTGACATTTGTGATTAGTATTAGGGACAAAGAATTTGATCATATATCGAGTGTATTGTTGGCTATTGAAGGTTATTTAGGGTTATGATGCCCTATGGCGGAGTGGCCCTGTACTTTCCAAAACCAATGACCGATTAGGCTATTAAAAGAAACTAAAAAGGGGAAAGATGGAGACACAGCGATTTCACGACAAGTAAGCATACATGGGTGGTTAGCGCGAATTGTTCAACTTTCAGCGATCCTGTTCCACCTTCTCTGCGCTGCGGATCTTGCTCGTTATAGCTGGCAAGTTAATGAAATGGGGAAGTAACAGGTCCTACGTCAAGTCAGTAAGGTAGACCTGTTGGTTTTGGATAAGGGAATGATCCTACCCAAATGGTTGACCAACCGAAAGTCGAAGCCAACCAGGTCAGAagagctcctcctccaatccAGAGATGCTTTTTGGGACTAGATCTTGTTGCGTTGTTGACGACAGCCTCAGCATAGGAGTTGACATCCATGGCATTTTTCTCCACCTCACTTCCAGCCAGTGCTGGCTCAATTACATCCTTGGCAGGGTAGTACAGGGAACTTTCTGGTAGGACCGGGGTGTTTGGAAGATTATCGAAGAACTTCGTTCTGACTGCACCGGTATTGACGAGGATCGCTCTAACTCCCCAAGGAGAAAGTTCAATACGCATTTGGTCGGTGAGGAGAGCAACTGCGGCTTTACTTGCGTTGTAGTATGCTTGCCATGGGAGCGGCATTTTGCCAAGCACGGACCCGATATTGATAATTGTCCCTTTCGATGCAATGAGAAGAGGTGCGAATGCTTGAGTTACTGTAACGACACCGAAGACGTTCACATCAAACATTTTCTTTGCGACTGACACGTCCGAGTCCAACAGGGGGATGCTGTATCCTGTCGAATGGTCAGCTTGTTACGAGCAATATAAAATAATGCTCGAGCCCTCGAGACGTACCTAAACCCGAGTTATTGACCAGGAAATCCAAAGTTCCCCCAGTTGCGGCCTTGACAGTCTCTAGCGCTTCTCTAATCGactcttcatcaacaacgTCCAGTCTTATGATGTCAAGACCCATATCCTTAAGATGTTGGACCTTTGCGAGGTTGCGAGCACTTGCAAAAACTCGCATGCCTTTTTGGTGGAATGCTTTAGCTAGAGCATCGCCTATTCCACCTTCGCTGCAACCTGTGATGAAGACCGTCTTCTGAGACATAGTgcagttgatgttgaagataGCCTCTTGAAAGCCAGAAAACGTATTATCACTCTAGCCCAACAACTGTATATACTATCTGAGTGTGCGATCATATGCATTACTTGAAGGGTGAGTGGTAGGGAACCTGCTACCTACATAGGGCCCTCGCCACAGTCGTTGAAGTGTTTGGTACATCATTAGTCATTGCATTAATTTTCAATAAACCTTTATCATACACAGTATTAGGCCTGATTGAGAATCAGGTCATCAGTGCTGGACCCAAACAATAGATCTTGGTTGATGGTTTCGGGATGATTACAAAACATTCCGTGTTAACATAATCCAAAAAGGCCAAATCCCCCTTGGCAGCATGATAGAATAAGCCcagcaggaggagatcatgCACAGTAGTGCCGGGCACAGTGAAAAGTCCAATACGTAGCAAAGATCTCTCTgtcatttcctttgtctgcCCAATGGGTTTGAATCATACAGGTTGCGGAGAAATATAGCTGCCCTGCAAACAAGAAATCCCAGACCAGAATTGTTTGCCTCGCCGGTGGAAGAGATTTGTTTTGTCAGTCTAGTCCTGACAGTAGTATAACACTACGACGTCCAGCAAAGACTTACTGGCCTATCTTGTCAGGAAACGGATATCATCTATCATCTTTGCAATTGGATTTGTAGTGCAATGGAACAAACCCTTCATCTGTAACAGGTATCTCCGAATATTAGAAATTAGCATAGTTGTTGTACTAGGCGGGAATTTTATCCAAAGCAGCCAACAATTATAAGTGTAGGAACTGAATAATCCCATCCATCTATGCTGTAATTGCTGGTACATCAATTCCATGGCTGCAAATGCTTCATGGGCAATACGTACTTGCTGTCAGGGTCTCACCATATGAACCCAGATATATTGACTTACGCGCACGGTGAGATATTACAGGAGCACTCTGTCTCATACCCATAAGGCTTTAGTTCTTTGAGCATGAAAGCAACTGTCAATTAATGCTCACAAGCACTGACAAAGAGCATCTATGAGATTGACATACATATGCCCTCCCGTATCCTCAAGAAGAGCTCTTAAATCAAGAGAGCTGCTGTTCGTTGAACATGCAGATCTCTTTGCTTGGAAGCCCACAGGCCTGAGGACATGGCATCCTTAATTAGGATGGTTTAGTTTCTTAGCTTTGCCATGGTCGACCACCTTTGATATAGCGGACGGCTTAGTGTGTTGATTGAAGTATGATGACTGGAAACAGTGCCCCTACTCACTGATCACCTCTTTAATAGCTTTGTTTTAGTTATATCTGCACGCTTTTCCTAGCATTAAAGATTACCTCAGAAGCTAACAGGTTAGTCAAACCAAAATTAAAATGGGCACAGGACATGGAAGATGTTACATTGTTGACTCACGCGATGGACCTATTATGTATATTTGAAGTCTCTCCACCAGGTACTGTTGCTTCATACACGGCATAGTCTGTATATAAGCCGAATACAAAAACAGGATGATTGAAAGCCCAAGCTCAATTGCGTTAGGTCGCCATCCACAGCAGGATGTATTGTAGTACCATCTACTGTAAGGTGCAGTTGTCCAGTTCCATCCTCACAACATAATGTCATCAGCGCACCAGCCAAAATGATAAAACCCGCAGAGTCTAGTACTTATATTCTGATATCATCTGTCTCCCTCACATAGAGCAAGTAGCTGATTATTATTGAATCAAGGCTATCCCTTGCGCGCAACGAGCACAGAGTCAGGAACGCCCTATAAAACATGTATACAACTTGCAGACGGCACTTTCAAAGGACCTCTGGAAGTTTTCCGCGAGTCCATTCGTGATGTGGTTCATCTATTTTCACAATGAACGAAATTCAGCTAATATCAAGCATCGTGAACTTTCTCAAATTTCGCTGTTATAGTGCAGATCTTCTCTTTAGTTGTCCTCACAGGCCTTTTTATAGCTTCATTAGCGCAACTTCCAACAACACTTGAGCTCGTCCCTGACCCATCCTATTCCAGCTCTCCGCCAGATGGTCCCGTTCTCCTTTGTCGAACTCAAAAGTACATACAAAGCGCAGCAACGAACCTCTCCAACATTCTAGACTCCGCTGTACAAGGAAAAGTCATAGATGGTTAGGTCGTTGAGAAtgtttccttttctgcaGCACTATTCTCACCCTATGGTGCATCAGGTGCTAAGGGTAAAGTGAGACCTTTCTGGAATATCATCACCGTGCGGAGAACGACGAACAAGCAACATTGATGGAAATACACAGTATCTAATCGGCTCAGTATCCAAGGTGTTTTCCGATTTGATGCTGCTTAAGTCTGGAGTTGATTTACAGACTCTGGTTACTCAATTTTCTGCTGCGGTTGCGCTCTAATAAGTCAAAGATCCGGTGGCAAAACATCACATTAGAAATGCTGGCTGGCCATCTGGCTAGTATACCTCCGAACGGTAGAAGTCCCCATCTTTCACTTGTGTTGAAATTGAAAGATATGTGCTGAGATCGGGTAGCTTTCTACGAATTTATCCTCAACTTCTTCCATGACAGCCTAGGATTGCCTCATATGAATTGTTCTCAATATCCCCGGTGCGGAGTCCTGAGCCTGAATAGCGGCTGCAGCAGAGAGCGTATGTCTTTTTGACAGGTGTCTGACCATACCACGACCGCTGGAGCTGACATTTCGTACAGAGATCATCGAGAGCCTTCTGTCCAAAGAAACAGTGGCACCAATTAGCTCCAGGCCGATCTATTCACAGCTCTCATTTATTCTCTTCACGCTCGCTCTTGAAGCCCATACAGGCAAGAACTACTCGCAGATCCTAGACGAAACCATTTATGAGCCCTTGGATCTCGTCAACTCCGGTGTATCTCCGGGAGCTACGCAGCGAGCGGCTGTCCCACCTGGTTTATCAGGCTGGGGTGCTGCAGTCAGCACGTTTGGCAACTAGAGCAGTGATCATCAGCAAATCACGGATAAAGTTAAGCCATAAGTCTAGACGCCACATTGCCAAACCGGCCAAAATGTGACATGTGTTAAACATGAACATGTTTAAGGTTACACAGGTCAGTCCAACATCATCCTGTGAAGTTTGGCCGGGCCAAGGCAGAGACCTCCTCAGCTGAAACTCATTTCATGGCTAATCTAGGCCGAGAGAACAACAGCtagaagatggcgagggtTATGGATAAAGCCAGATGAGAATATACATCAAAGGAAGACTTGAGTACTAGGTAATGGATGGTTATAAGAGGATATGGTTGTGCTTATACATCCGCCATCAAAGCATGATTTCAGGTCCGCCATGGATGTCCAAGGCTCAACTGCCGTCAGTGAGAGAGTGGAAGCAGAATGGCCCTACCTGATGTGATGCGTCTGTAGGAACATACGTTAGCTCACAGGCGGCACAGCCGTCGTCCCAAGAGGGCTCAGTACTTACGCCACCCAGGCGTCTTTCGCTGAACTGCCCATCGTCCTACAGGCTCCCGAGACATGCCCTACGCTACGATGCACCCTCTCTAATCGTATCTTTATCGTCATCGCGCCGGTGGACTAGAAAAGTTTCAAACCCGAAGACTTACAGCAACCGACAATAAATCCAGACAGCACGAGTCTAGGAATGTGTTCCTGTAAGAGTCCACATAAACCGACCCGGTCACCCAACGCTTGCCAAGTACACGAAACTCTGTCACACAGCATAAGAGTCCAGGCCAAATTTCAACCTACGGCGTCATCGAAACTGTGCTGACCGAGCTGCAAATACCGGGCACGTCAACATGCAGTACCAGCTTGATTGGCCGTTATCATTATCAACTGCAGCTGCACGCAGTCCAATCATGCACAGACCGTA contains:
- a CDS encoding peroxiredoxin-like family protein → MSDTIITRADDLPEPKELAEAYELELQSQNGRSIRFGELVAGKGAQITTIVIFIRHFFCAYDQDYVRVVSPRLTNFVLSTLPNPTGPSQLIIIGCGDSQRIVPYVSETAAAFPIYTDRTGKIYKKLLMKRTTSHITQPPSYAQVSFFGALGKTFGQMFRSGWQAFRGGSWSQNGGEWVFRGGKSFYVHRMEHVSDHLTADRLLEVLSLDEPAQTK
- a CDS encoding SGNH/GDSL hydrolase family protein, whose protein sequence is MDKELSILCFGASLTAGYYHFGCEYHPYALRLKEKLQAAFPTTKFTVDEDGLPSDLVIKPGRFLPRIKEKCVFSRLSFLRCSLTIAVDGSNYDWVIVLGGTKYVASSIRLEGLDAHVSSDLGRGYPASKIYPALQEVWEVALDNGAFVLALTIPECSVASTTLDQRRNEVNSSILSHKAQGFYAFDLHGKVPYHSAAEEFRKRIWDDGLHFTAEGYDLVGEVVGEHLIALLKDQGL
- a CDS encoding GNAT family N-acetyltransferase, yielding MTSSTPPIPTQTWTKDAYFISTDSSLIPLETLNDWFASDDIYWTNSLPLDILKQLVENSMCFGLYYTPDQPDKADAEPEFIGIARFVTDYTTFVYITDVYVLSSHQGKGLGSWLVECMGEVIDAMPYLRRSMLFTMDWARSVPFYKKILGMSVQESKNGEGMAILMKKGNGYPKYDYEKGV
- a CDS encoding zinc-binding alcohol dehydrogenase family protein, yielding MKAIVTNRFLPKRLLSFALGRSLGNGALIADIPIPQITENEVLVKVCAVALNPIDFKDIDFVSPRNSVAGCDYVGLVTKVGKNSAQRWKVGDRIAGFVHGGQYPDVGSFAEYLKVDGDLAWKVPETMSYAEAATYGVPAATAMLALAYLGIPWADIEKGRDLHTNQSPFLVYSGGSNVGLFAIQLAKRAGLKVVVTASPRSFDLVKRYGADAVYDYRSPTAAAEIAKAYPSITRALDCFSEGGSTAFCASVMKSGKVIMLLDRGQPKKPDIEYKSLMVFTVFGRQFSILAPLGPSFPVVPSDRQALQQFYAALPKLCHDVVKPPPITNTQGGFREIFEDLNKLRKGEARGTKLVVEFE
- a CDS encoding SDR family oxidoreductase, with the translated sequence MSQKTVFITGCSEGGIGDALAKAFHQKGMRVFASARNLAKVQHLKDMGLDIIRLDVVDEESIREALETVKAATGGTLDFLVNNSGLGYSIPLLDSDVSVAKKMFDVNVFGVVTVTQAFAPLLIASKGTIINIGSVLGKMPLPWQAYYNASKAAVALLTDQMRIELSPWGVRAILVNTGAVRTKFFDNLPNTPVLPESSLYYPAKDVIEPALAGSEVEKNAMDVNSYAEAVVNNATRSSPKKHLWIGGGALLTWLASTFGWSTIWDLLLPHFINLPAITSKIRSAEKVEQDR